A genome region from Streptomyces xanthophaeus includes the following:
- a CDS encoding M4 family metallopeptidase encodes MRSARVTFPGAAAPGNARRTVFDCEHSEFLQTAALARTEDGPESPDKSVNQAFEALGLTRDFYKEAFQRNSIDDRGMRLDGFVHFGEKVGNAFWDGRRMLFGDGDGTEFGDLTRSLEVIAHELTHGVTDHTSAFEYHKQSGALNESMSDVFGSLVKQWNKKETAEEADWLIGADVWTPGIEGDALRSMKAPGTAFNHPLVGKDPQPDRMSKFVHMPDTRAGDNGAVHYNSGIPNKAFYLTAVGIGGFAWEAAGTLWYESLKASTAQDQFQDFADTTFLKAGELFGVGSPEQSAVLAAWQEVEIQVRSVPIGLARARSYATNGRGGLGRQDGQVALTKQIRDLSDKVAALAREVAALKGDG; translated from the coding sequence GTGCGCTCGGCCCGAGTGACCTTCCCCGGCGCTGCCGCCCCGGGCAACGCCCGACGCACCGTCTTCGACTGCGAGCACTCGGAATTCCTCCAGACCGCTGCCCTGGCTCGGACGGAAGACGGACCGGAGTCCCCGGACAAGTCGGTCAACCAGGCCTTCGAAGCGCTCGGACTGACGCGCGATTTCTACAAGGAGGCGTTCCAGCGCAATTCCATCGATGACCGGGGAATGCGTCTGGACGGATTCGTCCACTTCGGCGAGAAGGTCGGTAACGCCTTCTGGGACGGGCGGCGGATGCTCTTCGGCGACGGGGACGGAACAGAATTCGGCGACCTCACCAGATCCCTCGAAGTGATCGCCCACGAGTTGACGCACGGAGTCACCGATCACACCTCGGCATTCGAATACCACAAGCAGTCCGGGGCCCTGAACGAGTCGATGTCGGACGTCTTCGGGTCGCTGGTCAAGCAGTGGAACAAGAAGGAGACGGCCGAGGAGGCCGACTGGCTGATCGGAGCCGACGTCTGGACCCCGGGAATCGAAGGAGACGCCCTGCGGTCGATGAAGGCCCCGGGGACGGCATTCAACCACCCGCTGGTCGGAAAGGACCCCCAGCCCGACCGTATGAGCAAATTCGTCCACATGCCCGACACCCGAGCCGGGGACAACGGTGCGGTGCACTACAACTCCGGCATTCCGAACAAGGCCTTCTACCTGACGGCCGTGGGCATCGGCGGATTCGCCTGGGAGGCTGCCGGGACCCTCTGGTACGAGTCGCTCAAGGCGTCCACCGCCCAGGACCAGTTCCAGGACTTCGCGGACACCACCTTCCTGAAGGCCGGGGAATTGTTCGGCGTCGGCAGCCCCGAGCAGTCGGCTGTGCTGGCGGCGTGGCAGGAGGTCGAAATCCAGGTCAGAAGTGTCCCCATCGGGCTCGCCCGGGCACGGAGCTACGCGACCAACGGGCGCGGTGGCCTGGGCCGGCAAGACGGCCAGGTGGCCCTGACCAAGCAGATCAGGGACCTGAGCGACAAGGTGGCGGCGCTCGCCAGGGAGGTGGCCGCGCTGAAGGGCGACGGGTGA
- a CDS encoding protealysin inhibitor emfourin yields MKVTLETYGGLAAAADFRRRPQVLDTVDLPESPATELARLVAAAVAMPAEADTGRARDARSYTITVEDGGRSTLLEQSDAAMTPAFAALLTWLRRHFEGQ; encoded by the coding sequence GTGAAGGTGACCCTGGAGACATACGGCGGGCTGGCGGCGGCCGCCGACTTCCGCCGCCGGCCACAGGTGCTGGACACGGTCGACCTGCCCGAGAGTCCCGCGACGGAGCTGGCACGGCTGGTGGCGGCCGCCGTCGCAATGCCCGCGGAGGCCGACACCGGCCGCGCCAGGGATGCGAGGAGCTACACGATCACGGTGGAGGACGGCGGCCGCTCGACGCTCCTTGAGCAGTCGGACGCCGCCATGACCCCCGCGTTCGCGGCCTTGCTCACGTGGCTCCGGAGACACTTCGAGGGGCAGTGA
- a CDS encoding type II toxin-antitoxin system PemK/MazF family toxin, which yields MTALSHSNGDVEQPGRDGVTATTEADPHAIGPVRTEYAPDPDGDPDPGEIVWTWVPFEENDGRGKDRPVLVVAREAGGRTLLAVQLSSKRHDHDREWVPIGTGPWDSAGRESWVDVDRVLRVHESGMRREACALDRGRFDLVVERLRERYGWQ from the coding sequence ATGACGGCACTTTCCCACAGCAACGGCGACGTCGAGCAGCCCGGCCGCGATGGCGTCACCGCGACCACCGAGGCCGATCCGCACGCCATCGGCCCCGTGCGGACCGAGTACGCCCCGGACCCCGACGGCGATCCCGACCCCGGCGAGATCGTGTGGACCTGGGTCCCCTTCGAGGAGAACGACGGGCGCGGCAAGGACCGTCCCGTGCTGGTCGTGGCCCGGGAGGCGGGCGGGCGGACCCTGCTCGCCGTACAGCTGTCCAGCAAGCGGCACGACCACGACCGGGAGTGGGTGCCGATCGGGACGGGTCCGTGGGACAGCGCCGGGCGCGAGTCCTGGGTGGACGTGGACCGGGTGCTGCGGGTGCACGAGTCGGGGATGCGCCGTGAGGCCTGCGCGCTCGACCGCGGCCGCTTCGACCTGGTCGTGGAGCGGCTGCGCGAGCGCTACGGCTGGCAGTGA
- a CDS encoding immunity 49 family protein, with product MRIERHRVSEAALAAVREDFANKMISDVYSRSRAGLIDAYDWWDITLRFLDGLGAYSAVTPDLDTPEAKAILGDAAETAAATVSFAAYPNASFHVFLNYVNFGRDYESGAGGIAQPVSAARWIDAFCVAVLADKAERHGEAFHFARTAPQRAGGPGLPPVELINGLLAYVSGDIGVEYQKLPPSPQEKVAALDAALARIADRQARAGAGADRTGAADPATGALRALRALAARDREAFAAELAALLLPYSRLEDPRAEPRSLLPLLPLALAALGYRREGWQPPVQSGYLPRALVTGFETPAPRVGPYGRERRADAVAALASGPLVVERPEMREPAEHADHLVGKLYEATRAGGASADSARPDGPDRPLRPGSWHESLKRALITGSRAELAPLVLSGPAALEEDRSAYASYRQALHDYLRGEDPEPATDRAVADVGQTREWGFLPAPAVLFSQLVEGDEESFNLALADALEAHRDYYSVGDRLFGSGADAAVGFEVLALACHARRRGWRIRVSSPYLPEVLLGAANPF from the coding sequence ATGCGAATAGAACGACACAGGGTGAGCGAGGCCGCCCTGGCAGCGGTACGCGAGGACTTCGCGAACAAGATGATCTCGGACGTGTACTCCAGGTCCCGGGCCGGTCTGATCGACGCCTACGACTGGTGGGACATCACGCTCCGGTTCCTCGACGGCCTCGGCGCGTACTCGGCGGTGACCCCCGACCTCGACACCCCCGAGGCGAAGGCGATCCTGGGCGACGCGGCCGAAACGGCCGCCGCCACCGTGTCGTTCGCCGCCTACCCGAACGCGTCCTTCCACGTCTTCCTCAACTACGTCAACTTCGGGCGCGACTACGAATCCGGGGCGGGGGGCATCGCCCAGCCGGTCAGCGCCGCGCGCTGGATCGACGCGTTCTGTGTGGCGGTCCTCGCCGACAAGGCCGAACGGCACGGCGAGGCCTTCCACTTCGCCCGTACGGCACCGCAACGGGCCGGCGGGCCCGGGCTCCCGCCGGTGGAGCTGATCAACGGCCTGCTGGCGTACGTCAGCGGGGACATCGGGGTCGAGTACCAGAAGCTCCCGCCCTCCCCGCAGGAGAAGGTCGCCGCGCTGGATGCCGCGCTCGCCCGGATCGCCGACCGGCAGGCCAGGGCCGGAGCCGGGGCCGACAGGACCGGGGCGGCCGACCCCGCGACCGGCGCGCTGCGCGCCCTGCGCGCGCTGGCCGCCCGGGACCGCGAGGCCTTCGCCGCCGAGCTCGCCGCGCTGCTGCTCCCGTACTCCCGCCTGGAGGACCCCCGGGCCGAGCCGCGCAGCCTGCTGCCCCTGCTGCCGCTGGCGCTGGCCGCGCTCGGCTACCGCCGCGAGGGCTGGCAGCCGCCCGTCCAGTCCGGCTACCTGCCGCGGGCACTGGTCACCGGCTTCGAGACCCCGGCGCCGCGGGTGGGGCCGTACGGGCGCGAGCGGCGTGCGGACGCCGTCGCGGCGCTGGCCTCGGGCCCCCTGGTCGTCGAGCGCCCGGAGATGCGGGAGCCTGCGGAGCACGCCGACCACCTCGTGGGCAAGCTGTACGAGGCCACCCGAGCGGGTGGCGCGTCCGCGGACTCCGCCCGCCCGGACGGCCCGGACCGCCCGCTCCGCCCCGGGAGCTGGCACGAGTCCCTGAAGCGCGCCCTGATCACCGGCAGCCGTGCGGAACTCGCCCCGCTGGTCCTCAGCGGCCCCGCCGCGCTGGAGGAGGACCGTTCCGCGTACGCCTCGTACCGGCAGGCCCTGCACGACTACCTGCGGGGCGAGGACCCGGAGCCCGCCACCGACCGGGCCGTCGCCGATGTCGGGCAGACCCGGGAGTGGGGCTTCCTCCCGGCGCCGGCCGTGCTCTTCTCCCAGCTGGTGGAGGGCGACGAGGAGAGCTTCAACCTGGCCCTGGCCGACGCCCTGGAGGCCCACCGGGACTACTACTCGGTGGGCGACCGGCTCTTCGGCTCCGGGGCCGACGCCGCGGTCGGTTTCGAAGTCCTGGCTCTGGCCTGCCACGCCCGTCGCCGGGGCTGGCGGATCCGCGTCTCGTCGCCCTATCTGCCGGAGGTCCTGCTGGGGGCGGCGAACCCGTTCTGA
- a CDS encoding TIGR02452 family protein — protein MSSRLREIARENAEILAAGGYRTRSGRQVPLAAALAEAKAGTRIYGPNRVIPDEVIPSGGSTTVVEVTGESSTVAARRLATATPADPDPSPVAVLNFASARNPGGGYVRGAKAQEEALCRASALYETLLEAPEYYEVHRAERSTFYTDRVIHSPGVPVFRDDRGDLLETPFQVGFLTSPAPNAGTIRRQEPERTAEIPAALARRAGLVLEVAALHGYRRLVLGAWGCGVFQNDPAQVAEAFRGLLADRFAGVFEHVVFGILDRDPTTREAFGRVFPA, from the coding sequence GTGAGCAGCAGATTGCGCGAGATCGCGCGGGAGAACGCGGAGATCCTGGCGGCCGGGGGGTACCGGACGCGGTCGGGACGGCAGGTTCCGCTGGCCGCCGCCCTGGCGGAAGCCAAGGCCGGAACCAGGATATATGGACCAAACCGGGTCATTCCAGATGAAGTGATCCCTTCCGGCGGCAGCACGACCGTCGTCGAGGTCACCGGAGAGAGCAGCACGGTCGCCGCCCGAAGGCTCGCGACCGCCACCCCGGCCGACCCGGACCCCTCTCCTGTCGCGGTCCTGAACTTCGCCTCGGCCCGTAACCCGGGGGGTGGTTACGTCCGCGGGGCCAAGGCCCAGGAGGAGGCGCTGTGCCGTGCCTCCGCCCTCTACGAGACCCTGCTGGAAGCCCCGGAGTACTACGAGGTCCACCGCGCCGAGCGGAGCACCTTCTACACCGACCGGGTGATTCACTCGCCCGGGGTCCCGGTCTTCCGCGACGACCGGGGCGATCTGCTGGAGACCCCCTTCCAGGTCGGCTTCCTCACCTCACCGGCACCCAACGCGGGCACGATCCGCCGGCAGGAGCCGGAGCGGACCGCCGAGATCCCGGCGGCGCTTGCACGCAGGGCCGGGCTCGTACTGGAGGTGGCGGCGCTGCACGGATACCGGCGGCTGGTGCTCGGGGCCTGGGGCTGCGGGGTGTTCCAGAACGACCCGGCGCAGGTGGCCGAGGCCTTCCGGGGGCTGCTCGCGGACCGGTTCGCCGGAGTCTTCGAGCACGTGGTGTTCGGCATCCTCGACCGCGACCCCACCACCCGCGAGGCCTTCGGCCGGGTCTTCCCGGCCTGA
- the egtA gene encoding ergothioneine biosynthesis glutamate--cysteine ligase EgtA, which yields MSQDPSAPPPAPGPTPVPSISETQAEDLIHGICFKTGPPRLLGAELEWLVLDAERPEQPLPPERLRAAHTAARALPLHSRVTVEPGGQLELSSAPATSLSGCVDDLQSDLTAVRAALLPQGLVLRGVGRDPRLPYRRLLSSPRYDAMEAYFDRTGPAGRAMMCASASVQVCVDAGHEEPGVLGHGRRWRLAHLLGAVLVAAFANSPADEGPYAGWRCARQGIWSDLDTRRSLAPPLDAEPRTAWTRQALDTEVMCVRSYGDDGPWESPPGTTFRDWLRTGGHPALRPPTAEDLDYHLTTLFPPVRPRGHLELRMIDAQSGDDGWLVPVAVVHALFDDPEAAETAYRVAKGLSDSYGTHPAPRNPLWRSAARDALADPELRASAKACFRAAAEALPRLGASTHVRDTVGAFTERYVLRGRCPADDWSTQVLTGKEARR from the coding sequence ATGTCCCAGGACCCATCCGCTCCACCACCCGCGCCCGGCCCGACCCCCGTGCCCTCGATCAGCGAGACGCAGGCCGAGGACCTGATCCACGGCATCTGTTTCAAAACCGGCCCGCCCCGCCTGCTCGGCGCCGAGCTCGAATGGCTCGTCCTCGACGCCGAGCGTCCGGAGCAGCCCCTGCCCCCCGAGCGGCTACGGGCCGCGCACACCGCGGCCCGCGCCCTGCCCCTGCACTCCCGGGTGACCGTCGAACCGGGCGGCCAGCTCGAACTCAGCTCGGCCCCCGCCACCTCCCTCAGCGGCTGTGTGGACGACCTGCAGTCCGACCTCACCGCCGTACGCGCCGCCCTCCTGCCCCAGGGCCTGGTCCTGCGCGGCGTAGGCCGCGATCCCCGCCTCCCGTACCGCCGGCTGCTCAGCAGCCCGCGCTACGACGCCATGGAGGCCTACTTCGACCGCACCGGCCCGGCCGGTCGCGCCATGATGTGCGCCTCCGCCTCCGTGCAGGTCTGCGTGGACGCCGGCCACGAGGAGCCGGGCGTACTCGGCCACGGCCGGCGCTGGCGGCTGGCGCACCTGCTGGGTGCGGTCCTGGTGGCCGCCTTCGCCAACTCCCCCGCCGACGAGGGCCCGTACGCCGGCTGGCGCTGTGCCCGCCAGGGGATCTGGAGCGACCTGGACACCCGGCGCTCTCTCGCACCGCCGCTGGACGCGGAACCTCGCACCGCGTGGACCCGGCAGGCCCTGGACACCGAGGTGATGTGTGTCCGGTCGTACGGGGACGACGGCCCGTGGGAGAGCCCGCCCGGCACGACCTTCCGCGACTGGCTGCGCACGGGCGGGCACCCCGCGCTGCGGCCGCCCACCGCCGAGGACCTGGACTACCACCTGACCACGCTCTTCCCGCCGGTCCGGCCGCGCGGCCATCTGGAGCTGCGGATGATCGACGCGCAGTCCGGCGACGACGGCTGGCTGGTCCCGGTGGCCGTCGTGCACGCGCTGTTCGACGATCCGGAGGCCGCCGAGACCGCGTACCGGGTGGCCAAGGGGCTCTCGGACTCCTACGGCACGCACCCCGCGCCCCGCAATCCGCTCTGGCGGTCGGCCGCCCGGGACGCTCTGGCCGATCCGGAGCTGCGGGCGTCCGCGAAGGCCTGTTTCCGGGCCGCCGCCGAGGCCCTGCCCCGGCTCGGCGCGAGCACGCACGTCCGGGACACGGTCGGCGCCTTCACCGAACGCTACGTACTGCGCGGCCGATGTCCGGCCGACGACTGGTCCACACAGGTGCTCACCGGAAAAGAGGCCCGCCGATGA
- the egtB gene encoding ergothioneine biosynthesis protein EgtB translates to MTTGSPSSAPSSPSSSSGSRLRERAAAALTAARIRTAGLTDAVTDEDLTAQHSPLMSPLVWDLAHIGNQEELWLLQRVAGRESMRPEIEPLYDAFQHPRAERPKLPLLGPAEARRYAAEVRGRVFDLLERTPLEGSTLLDDGFAFGMIAQHEQQHDETMLITHQLRRGAPVLTAPEPDGPYDPPPTAEVLVPGGPFTMGTSAEPWSLDNERPAHVRDTAPFWIDTVPVTNASYLAFIADGGYRDPRWWAAPGWEQIREHSIEAPLFWHREAGQWLRRRFGVTEPVPDEEPVLHVSWYEADAYARWAGRRLPTETEWEKAARHDPATGRSTRYPWGDADPTPAHANLGQRHLRPARAGSYPAGASPLGVRQLIGDVWEWTASDFLPYPGFRAFPYREYSEVFFGPEHKVLRGGSFAVDPVACRGTFRNWDLPVRRQIFSGFRTARDV, encoded by the coding sequence ATGACCACCGGATCCCCCTCCTCCGCCCCCTCCTCCCCCTCCTCGTCCTCCGGCTCCCGCCTGCGGGAGCGGGCCGCCGCCGCCCTGACCGCGGCGCGCATACGCACCGCCGGCCTGACCGACGCCGTGACCGACGAGGACCTCACAGCCCAGCATTCCCCGCTCATGTCGCCGCTGGTCTGGGACCTGGCGCACATCGGGAACCAGGAAGAGCTCTGGCTGCTGCAGCGCGTCGCCGGACGCGAGTCGATGCGCCCCGAGATCGAGCCCCTCTACGACGCCTTCCAGCACCCCCGCGCCGAGCGGCCCAAGCTGCCGCTGCTCGGACCCGCGGAGGCCCGCCGGTACGCGGCTGAGGTGCGCGGCCGGGTCTTCGACCTGCTGGAGCGGACGCCGCTGGAGGGCAGCACGCTCCTCGACGACGGTTTCGCCTTCGGGATGATCGCCCAGCACGAGCAGCAGCACGACGAGACCATGCTGATCACCCATCAGCTCCGGCGGGGCGCGCCCGTGCTGACCGCCCCGGAACCGGACGGCCCCTACGATCCGCCGCCCACCGCCGAAGTCCTCGTCCCCGGGGGCCCGTTCACGATGGGCACCTCCGCGGAGCCGTGGTCGCTGGACAACGAACGCCCGGCGCACGTCCGGGACACCGCTCCCTTCTGGATCGACACGGTCCCCGTGACCAATGCCTCGTACCTGGCGTTCATCGCCGACGGCGGCTACCGCGATCCGCGCTGGTGGGCGGCGCCGGGCTGGGAGCAGATCCGCGAGCACTCCATCGAGGCCCCGCTGTTCTGGCACCGGGAGGCCGGCCAGTGGCTGCGCCGCCGCTTCGGGGTGACCGAGCCGGTGCCGGACGAAGAACCGGTTCTGCACGTCAGCTGGTACGAGGCGGACGCGTACGCCCGCTGGGCGGGGCGGCGACTGCCCACGGAGACGGAGTGGGAGAAGGCCGCCCGGCACGACCCGGCGACCGGCCGCTCCACCCGCTACCCGTGGGGCGACGCCGACCCGACCCCCGCACACGCCAACCTCGGGCAGCGGCACCTGCGCCCGGCGCGCGCGGGCAGTTACCCGGCCGGGGCCTCCCCGCTCGGGGTGCGCCAGCTGATCGGCGACGTGTGGGAGTGGACCGCCTCCGATTTCCTGCCGTACCCGGGCTTCCGGGCCTTCCCGTACCGGGAGTACTCGGAGGTGTTCTTCGGCCCGGAGCACAAGGTGCTGCGCGGCGGCTCCTTCGCCGTGGACCCGGTGGCCTGCCGGGGCACCTTCCGCAACTGGGACCTTCCGGTGCGGCGGCAGATCTTCTCCGGCTTCCGGACCGCGAGGGATGTCTGA
- the egtC gene encoding ergothioneine biosynthesis protein EgtC, whose amino-acid sequence MCRHLAYLGPVVALGELLSAPEHSLVRQSWEPRRQVSGTVNADGFGIGWYAEGDPVPARYRRSGPIWGDLTFADLARVVRSGAVLAAVRDATSPGADGEAAAAPFADGPWLFSHNGSVRDWPGSAAPLAAGLPPAELLRLAARTDSALVWALVLHRLRAGDDLGTALAEPVRELASAAPGSRLNLLLTDGVTIAATAWGDSLWYLADAERRRTVVASEPYDDDTRWREVPDRTLLTATRTRVELTPLKENSL is encoded by the coding sequence ATGTGCCGTCACCTCGCTTATCTGGGACCGGTGGTGGCGCTCGGGGAGCTGCTCAGCGCGCCGGAACACTCGCTGGTGCGCCAGTCCTGGGAGCCGCGCCGCCAGGTGTCCGGGACCGTCAACGCCGACGGCTTCGGCATCGGCTGGTACGCGGAGGGGGACCCGGTGCCCGCCCGCTACCGGCGGTCCGGGCCGATCTGGGGCGACCTGACCTTCGCCGATCTCGCCCGGGTGGTCCGCAGCGGTGCCGTGCTGGCCGCCGTACGGGACGCGACGTCGCCCGGGGCCGACGGGGAGGCGGCCGCCGCGCCGTTCGCGGACGGGCCGTGGCTGTTCAGCCACAACGGCTCGGTGCGCGACTGGCCCGGGTCCGCCGCTCCGCTCGCGGCCGGGCTGCCGCCCGCGGAACTGCTCCGGCTGGCCGCGCGCACGGACTCGGCGCTGGTCTGGGCGCTGGTCCTGCACCGGCTGCGGGCCGGGGACGACCTGGGTACGGCGCTCGCCGAGCCGGTCCGGGAACTGGCTTCGGCAGCTCCCGGCTCCCGGCTGAACCTGCTGCTCACGGACGGCGTCACGATCGCCGCGACGGCCTGGGGCGATTCGCTCTGGTACCTGGCCGACGCGGAGCGGCGGCGCACCGTGGTGGCCTCCGAGCCGTACGACGACGACACCCGGTGGCGCGAAGTGCCCGACCGGACCCTGCTGACCGCCACCCGCACCAGGGTCGAGCTGACCCCGCTCAAGGAGAACTCCCTGTGA
- the egtD gene encoding L-histidine N(alpha)-methyltransferase: protein MNDFQLTRTLDEHAAETALRTDVLHGLTHTPKVLPPKWFYDARGSELFEEITRLSEYYPTRAEREILLERAREIATESGARTLVELGSGSSEKTRHLIEAMPALDTYVPVDVSESALRGAAETLLAEHPGLRVHALLADFTRALQLPDSPGPRLVVFLGGTIGNLLPPERAVFLASVRAMLSPGDALLMGTDLVKDEAVLVAAYDDARGVTAEFNKNVLAVINRELGADFHTADFAHVAVWNKEQEWIEMRLRARSELVVKIRALDLVVPFAAGEEILTEVSAKFRQEGVRKELAAAGLELTQWWTDAAGRFALSLSVADGAAG from the coding sequence GTGAACGACTTTCAGTTGACCCGGACGCTCGACGAGCACGCCGCGGAGACGGCGCTGCGTACGGATGTGCTGCACGGGCTGACGCACACACCGAAGGTGCTGCCGCCCAAGTGGTTCTACGACGCGCGGGGCAGCGAGCTCTTCGAGGAGATCACCCGGCTGTCCGAGTACTACCCGACGCGCGCGGAGCGGGAGATCCTGCTGGAGCGGGCGCGGGAGATCGCCACCGAGAGCGGCGCCCGCACCCTGGTGGAGCTGGGCTCCGGGTCCTCGGAGAAGACCCGGCACCTCATCGAGGCGATGCCCGCGCTGGACACGTACGTGCCGGTGGACGTGAGCGAGAGCGCGCTGCGGGGAGCGGCCGAGACCCTGCTGGCGGAGCATCCCGGACTGCGGGTGCACGCGCTGCTGGCCGACTTCACGCGTGCGCTGCAGTTGCCGGACTCCCCCGGGCCCCGGCTGGTGGTGTTCCTGGGCGGCACGATCGGGAATCTGCTGCCGCCGGAGCGGGCGGTGTTCCTGGCGTCCGTACGGGCGATGCTGTCGCCCGGGGACGCGCTGCTGATGGGGACGGACCTGGTGAAGGACGAGGCCGTGCTGGTGGCGGCCTACGACGACGCGCGGGGGGTGACCGCCGAGTTCAACAAGAACGTGCTGGCGGTCATCAACCGGGAACTGGGGGCGGACTTCCACACGGCCGACTTCGCGCACGTGGCGGTGTGGAACAAGGAGCAGGAGTGGATCGAGATGCGGCTGCGGGCCCGGTCGGAACTGGTGGTGAAGATCCGGGCCCTGGATCTGGTGGTGCCGTTCGCGGCGGGTGAGGAGATCCTGACGGAGGTCTCGGCGAAGTTCCGTCAGGAGGGCGTGCGCAAGGAGCTGGCGGCGGCCGGGCTGGAGCTGACCCAGTGGTGGACGGACGCGGCCGGCCGGTTCGCGCTGTCCTTGTCGGTCGCCGACGGCGCGGCCGGCTGA
- a CDS encoding lysophospholipid acyltransferase family protein: MSVWLPTSPCTPEACAGHEGDTASVPRAVLRLAAAVALILLGILGAPPVRLLPAGPRHTVVRAWSAALVRAFGIRITVHGSPGPGGGRLLVANHISWLDIPLVAAALPCRMLAKSDIRAWPVLGRLAGQAGTLFIERDRIRALPATVESITGALLAGDRVTVFPEGSTWCGRAQGTFRRASFQAALDARVPVQPLRLTYLRCDGNPAGAPAFVGDDPLTASLWRIARARGVRAEVRLLPRIPPGRYAHRRDLAAAAQQAVLGASAPTLLTGIPTQPAAPSATDKDSANRPAASVHHWVSSSPAAASSLRTPS; encoded by the coding sequence ATGAGCGTCTGGCTGCCCACCTCGCCCTGCACCCCCGAGGCCTGCGCCGGGCACGAGGGGGACACCGCGAGCGTTCCCCGGGCGGTGCTCAGACTCGCCGCCGCCGTCGCCCTGATCCTGCTGGGGATCCTGGGCGCCCCGCCGGTCCGGCTGCTGCCGGCCGGCCCCCGGCACACGGTGGTACGGGCCTGGTCGGCCGCGCTCGTACGGGCCTTCGGCATACGGATCACCGTGCACGGCAGCCCGGGGCCCGGCGGCGGCCGGCTCCTGGTCGCCAACCACATCTCCTGGCTGGACATCCCGCTGGTGGCCGCAGCCCTGCCCTGCCGGATGCTGGCCAAGAGCGACATCCGGGCCTGGCCGGTGCTCGGGCGCCTCGCCGGACAGGCCGGCACCCTGTTCATCGAACGCGACCGGATCCGCGCCCTGCCCGCCACCGTCGAGAGCATCACCGGCGCGCTGCTGGCCGGGGACCGGGTCACCGTCTTCCCCGAGGGCTCCACGTGGTGCGGGCGGGCCCAGGGCACCTTCCGCCGGGCTTCCTTCCAGGCGGCCCTGGACGCGCGGGTCCCCGTACAGCCCCTGCGGCTCACCTACCTGCGGTGCGACGGGAACCCGGCCGGGGCGCCCGCCTTCGTCGGGGACGACCCGCTGACCGCCTCGCTGTGGCGGATCGCCCGGGCCCGCGGGGTGCGGGCCGAGGTCAGGCTGCTGCCGCGGATCCCGCCGGGCCGGTACGCGCACCGGCGGGACCTCGCGGCAGCGGCTCAGCAGGCCGTGCTCGGAGCCTCAGCCCCGACCCTGCTTACCGGCATACCGACTCAGCCGGCCGCGCCGTCGGCGACCGACAAGGACAGCGCGAACCGGCCGGCCGCGTCCGTCCACCACTGGGTCAGCTCCAGCCCGGCCGCCGCCAGCTCCTTGCGCACGCCCTCCTGA
- a CDS encoding GNAT family N-acetyltransferase, whose translation MTIAPLSPSPLPASAPAPSPAPATRLAPVRDRAAAPGAPSEGPRYAVRLARDEDEVRAAQRLRHQVFAGELGARLDGPEPGLDADAFDAYCDHLLVIDEETEQVVGTYRLLPPERAAVAGRLYSEGEFDLSALAPIRPDLVEVGRSCVHPDHRNGAVIALIWAGLAHYMDRTGHNWLAGCCSIPLADGGVLAAATRETALTRSLAPEEYRVTPHLPWSPEGITFPDRMELPPLLRGYLRLGAWVCGEPALDAGFGCADLYVLLSLRRTNPRYLKHFRSLVPGA comes from the coding sequence ATGACGATCGCACCCCTGTCCCCGTCCCCCCTCCCCGCCTCGGCGCCGGCCCCCTCACCCGCGCCCGCCACCCGCCTCGCCCCCGTCAGGGACCGGGCCGCGGCACCCGGCGCGCCCTCCGAAGGACCGCGCTACGCCGTCCGCCTCGCCCGCGACGAGGACGAGGTGCGCGCCGCCCAGCGGCTGCGCCACCAGGTCTTCGCCGGCGAGCTCGGCGCCCGTCTGGACGGGCCCGAGCCCGGCCTCGACGCCGACGCCTTCGACGCGTACTGCGACCACCTCCTCGTCATCGACGAGGAGACCGAGCAGGTCGTCGGCACCTACCGGCTGCTGCCCCCGGAACGCGCCGCCGTCGCCGGCCGCCTCTACTCCGAAGGGGAATTCGACCTCTCGGCCCTCGCCCCCATCCGCCCCGACCTCGTCGAGGTCGGCCGCTCCTGCGTCCACCCCGACCACCGCAACGGCGCCGTCATCGCCCTCATCTGGGCCGGCCTCGCCCACTACATGGACCGCACCGGGCACAACTGGCTCGCCGGCTGCTGCTCGATACCGCTCGCCGACGGCGGGGTCCTGGCCGCCGCCACCCGGGAGACCGCCCTCACCCGCAGCCTCGCCCCCGAGGAGTACCGGGTCACCCCCCACCTCCCCTGGAGCCCCGAGGGCATCACCTTCCCCGACCGCATGGAGCTGCCCCCGCTGCTGCGCGGCTACCTCCGCCTCGGTGCCTGGGTGTGCGGCGAGCCCGCCCTCGACGCCGGGTTCGGCTGCGCCGACCTGTACGTACTGCTCTCCCTGCGCCGGACCAACCCGCGCTACCTGAAGCACTTCCGCTCGCTCGTCCCGGGCGCATGA